The sequence below is a genomic window from Candidatus Thiodiazotropha endoloripes.
CGAGTCCTTTGCGAAAGTAGAGCAGGAGTTTGAGAATCGGTCTGGGCAGTTTGAAAATTAGACCCTGCCAGCGTTTGTTTTCACTCCAGCGCATGTTGAACAGTGCCATGAAGGCACTGAGCCACTGGTGCCAGGAGACCTGGCTGTTTGTCTTGTCCGGCACCTTGTAGCCAAGCAGGTGGGCCACCCGGCTTCGTGCACTGACGTTGTAGTGGTATGGGGCTGCTCTGGCCTGACCGTCAAGGATGTCGGTAATGTCGAGATCTGTGCTGTTGATCTGCTGGCTCTGCAGAGCGGCGGACCAGGCCTCTTCCCCGGCGGCGGTGCGAACGATCACGCCGGTCTTTTTGATCGGATCGTCTTTGAAACGGTAGGCCCAGACATCCCCCAGTGAGATGTCGGCCTGATAACCGAAATGGTCATGACAGACCAGGCACTTCTTTTCGGAATAGAAGAACAGATTCTGATAGAGGCTGAAATAGGAGAAGGGTTTCTGAATGGTTGCGCCGTTGTCGAAAGCGGCCTCCAGCTGGCCACGCCAGTGGCCGCGGCGGAAGCGATAGCTTTGCAGTTTTCCACCGGCCAGATTCTCCAGCTTGACGGTAATGCCGTCGACCAGTTGGGTTCTCGAATTGTGTCCGCAGACCAGGGCGATGGTGAGTCTGACCTTGACGGCCAAAACCTCGTCCTTCTGCAGCCAGCGGCGCAGGTTGGTGATGTCGCAGGGCAGTCCGACCACGGCCACCCTGCCATCGAACTCGCGGATCAGGGGTAGCGCCTCTTTCATGAAGGCGGTTTCCACATACTTGCTGCCTTGGGCCTCGAGTATCTCCTGTTCGGTGGTGGCGATGGTGAAATGCGCCCTTACCTTGCCGGCCTCGATGCGGCTATTGCAGACCAGAGCACCGTCGATCTCTCCGGCCTTGATCAGTTCGATCAGCAGGGCGGATCCAACCCCTCCGGATGCCGCGTTGCGCCGTACTTGTGGATCTTCGGCATAGGCGTGATAGAGATGGAGATAATCACCGACGAGCTGCTCTATCGTCTCTTCAGACCATTCTTTTTTCAGCAATCTGTCGGTCAGTTGATTGAGCATGTCGGTTGATAAAAAGGGGTTGTTGCACCTGTTGGGATCGAAGCGCGTGATCATAGCATAGAATTCGATTTAGACTCCCTGATTGATTCGAAACTCTAGGAAAATCAGTTGGCTATATCGGGTGGCCCAGGTGGTTGTCGTGCTTTATCTAGCATTTTACAGGCCAGGTGTCGATGTGAATAATTCTCTGGTAGGAACTAAAAAACTATTCTAATTCTATAGTCATGAGGACGGTAAAGAGTCGATGTTTGCCTTTATCAGGCAACCTGGGCTGAAAAATAAAAAAGTTTTGAAGCAGTAGAACCATAAATGGATTTTTACACCGGTTTACCTCTGTCCATCTGATACGGAGAACTGCAATGACTCGGGAACAAAAAATTGGTTGCACCATTGGTGCACTCGCAGGAATCACACCGTTGCTGGTGAGTCTGGTCAGTGTGGATGCCTCGCTGATCGTCAAGGTGCTTGTTCCGGCGATTATTATCGGATATGTGATCAAGGCGGCCGGTCTGATGGCGTTGGGGGCGTTTGTGGTGTTTGTCAATTCAGAGCGTGATTACAAGAAGGCCTTTCAGCTGGGTCTGATGGCCCCGGCCCTGGTGGTCGGTGCATTGAATGCGAATAATTTCAACGAGGCGAATCTGGAGATCAATGAACTGCAGACTGAGCTGGGTGAGCGTGAGTCGGTTGCCATCGAGCCGCCACAGAGCACCTCCTCCATGATTGAGGGCGTACTGTCATTCTTTATCGGCAGCGCCCACGCCGATGAACACATGATGATCGGTAGACACGACAGCCCCTCCACCGGCAACCTGATCTGGTACGGAATCTCCGGAAAGATCTCAAACGCCTGGTTTGTGATTGTCGGTTCCCATGATCAACAAAGGGATGCGGTAAGACAGGCGGAGGGCCTTAAGAAACGGGGCTACAACGCAAGGGTGGTGCCGGATGTGAAAGACGAGGAGAGTTTTGTTGTCTCAATCGGCTCCTATCTGAATATCAAAGAGGCCAAGGCGCTGCACAAAACCGCCATCCGGGAGAACCTGGCGAGACATCCCTATTTGTGGAAGTGGAAATAAGCCCGCCAATCGCCGCAAAAGAGGCTTTATTGCTAAAGCAATTTGCCTCAATTCGCGGTGATTGGCACTCTTTTGTGGTTGTCTTCACTTATGGCCGGTTAACAACAAGTCTTGATGCGGCAATCATCCCCAGCAGCGCAGCCATCAACAGCAGACCCCAGTGAGGCATCACCGGGATCGCG
It includes:
- a CDS encoding Coenzyme F420 hydrogenase/dehydrogenase, beta subunit C-terminal domain — encoded protein: MITRFDPNRCNNPFLSTDMLNQLTDRLLKKEWSEETIEQLVGDYLHLYHAYAEDPQVRRNAASGGVGSALLIELIKAGEIDGALVCNSRIEAGKVRAHFTIATTEQEILEAQGSKYVETAFMKEALPLIREFDGRVAVVGLPCDITNLRRWLQKDEVLAVKVRLTIALVCGHNSRTQLVDGITVKLENLAGGKLQSYRFRRGHWRGQLEAAFDNGATIQKPFSYFSLYQNLFFYSEKKCLVCHDHFGYQADISLGDVWAYRFKDDPIKKTGVIVRTAAGEEAWSAALQSQQINSTDLDITDILDGQARAAPYHYNVSARSRVAHLLGYKVPDKTNSQVSWHQWLSAFMALFNMRWSENKRWQGLIFKLPRPILKLLLYFRKGLESLP
- a CDS encoding SPOR domain-containing protein, whose translation is MTREQKIGCTIGALAGITPLLVSLVSVDASLIVKVLVPAIIIGYVIKAAGLMALGAFVVFVNSERDYKKAFQLGLMAPALVVGALNANNFNEANLEINELQTELGERESVAIEPPQSTSSMIEGVLSFFIGSAHADEHMMIGRHDSPSTGNLIWYGISGKISNAWFVIVGSHDQQRDAVRQAEGLKKRGYNARVVPDVKDEESFVVSIGSYLNIKEAKALHKTAIRENLARHPYLWKWK